In Drosophila willistoni isolate 14030-0811.24 unplaced genomic scaffold, UCI_dwil_1.1 Seg346, whole genome shotgun sequence, the following proteins share a genomic window:
- the LOC124461325 gene encoding uncharacterized protein LOC124461325 — protein MFINVLFVFSSFVFIAEFEQETVVEFWLISPKYCVEGTRGKCQSASLLKVDAYWIGVSLVLAILGVVSAGTFHTGDLTMAVVPCMSERLAFVALCRGQAPVEFFNSHLVRHCG, from the exons atgtttattaacgttttgtttgtattttccAGTTTTGTGTTCATAGCAGAGTTCGAGCAGGAGACGGTCGTGGAGTTTTGGCTTATTTCGCCAAAATATTGCGTCGAGGGCACCCGGGGGAAATGCCAGTCAGCCTCTCTTTTAAAAG TTGACGCATACTGGATTGGGGTTTCTCTTGTGTTGGCAATCCTTGGTGTCGTGAGTGCCGGCACATTTCATACAGGCGACCTGACCATGGCAGTAGTTCCTTGTATGTCCGAACGCCTGGCATTTGTGGCACTGTGCCGGGGTCAGGCGCCTGTGGAATTTTTCAATTCTCACTTG gTGCGTCATTGCGGCTGA